The following proteins are co-located in the Clostridiales bacterium genome:
- a CDS encoding choice-of-anchor D domain-containing protein yields the protein MNNRLLSMFLALCMIVTMLPVSAMAEEIHTTIGGSGEIISFAPLAETEKAVLLGTSIEDLELPETLTATVRTAVSIGEDAVLDSGSPETATPATTTEPEWVENTVEIPVTWVSLDYDMNTEGEYVFTPVVESYTVRAPLPEIVVTVGEMPPIAAALGLVTPMSATNYGIWVGGVEVTSANKADVLGTADGDGATVTYDPDTSTLTLDNATINTAHDAVWIDSVTQGKYGIYATEDLNINMVGDSTILGQNYTNNASLGIYTGGDLVIKGNGSLNVSGGTGKVSSGIYSRGNITIEGGEITATSAAADNISVAIVSISGVTISDGVVTATGSAAGIMGAVSITGGDVTVQSDTQALNGSLTTSGYEGCSITASTNKSGDGADTYNAANLATYKYIKVEPGATPPVFSEVGDRTALQSAITSAAGDLNLKLSDSYSDTGTITIPSTCNYNITIDLNGKTLNGGSGSAISHEGSGTLTITDSKGGGMVTSKTAIGTIRAGNHSTVNISGGTVSATGSSGYAIYSANTTLNISGGTVSATGSNSYAIFSSNEFAQLNISGGTISAVNGTAIYFTNTTISTEETVVIQGGTKAMVFAPTLSSGVQGGASTSYDGGGSVAYVAGNIATYKYLKFGSDVISPVLSSESVNRTSDTAATIGFTTDKAGTAYYLVVNSDATAPTSAEVKAGTSLGSVSGTVTGKAVTLTAGAKDIYVVVEDSAGNISTPLKISVAAYVAPDTTAPTVTSVSVPPEGDYSNGHTLDFTVNFDENVTVDTINGTPYIALTVGSMTKQTVYVSGSGTKNLVFRYTVNVGDSDSDGVSIGSLILNGGTIQDAAGNNANLTLNDVNSTAGIRVNPLVAPSITGQPSPQTVNEGQSATFSVTATGTGLTYQWQVNTGSSFAYITNGGVYSGANTTTLTITGVTAGMSGYQYRAIVSGTVAPVATSNLATLTVNAAPSYTITASPTSKDFGSLKVGYSAPAAQTVTITNTGNTNVTLTQPTSTNYTIGTLSDTTLAAGGTATFTVAPKVGLAMGNYNETLTVSTDHSTNATVELSFAVTAVPTYTITANPTSKAFGSLAVGYSVPAAQTVTITNTGNSSVTLTQPTSTNYTIGTLSDTTLAANGTATFTVAPKVGLAVGNYNETLTVSTNHSTSTTVELSFTVTAASTYTITANPTTKDFGSLSVGYSAPAAQTVTITNTGNSSVTLTQPTSTNYTIGTLSTTTLAANGTATFTVAPKAGLAVGNYNETLTVSTNQSTNATVELSFSVTAVPNYTVTFNPNGGTVSETTRSVAPGTAVGALPTPTRSGSYSFDGWYTAASGGTQISASTTVSANVTYYAHWTYTGGGGSGSGGGSSSNDNSSPVIVTPPAPDKPNSPTQGEIKVPGTVDDKGNITVNITGKTVTDAFDKALADAKKNGNEQNGITVILRVDTGSKTGSHVTVNLPKTVQDTIIAKKIVNTIVVVDNPDIRIGMDLTTVQEINKQAKSDVNITATRGDSSKLTGDAKKAIGSRPVFDLKVNYGNDKAVSSFGAGSVSVTIPYTLGANEKAGNVQAVYVDAKGKVHWLTNSVYDSVEQVLRFSTHHFSTYGIGYKQPSTAFTDIAAHWAKEDIEFVVSRGLFSGTSNTTFSPNTAMTRGMLVTALGRLANADVSSYAKSSFTDVKSDTYYMGYIEWASKNNIVNGVGNGKFAPDQSITREQMAVIMSNYAKTIGFTLPKVHEENTFADSTRTSAYAKDAVKQMQMAGVISGKNGNLFDPQGTATRAEVSAVLRRFVELAISSDTMQGWTRNDSGQWMYFKDGKPLTGKQDIDGATYTFDQYGVTADVPKNLRYTTYTVQKGDSFWSIFRKLGCPMSELERLNNKSRFSLILPGDVLRVPEK from the coding sequence ATGAACAATCGACTATTAAGTATGTTTCTTGCGCTGTGCATGATTGTGACCATGCTGCCGGTATCGGCAATGGCGGAAGAAATCCATACGACCATTGGCGGGAGCGGAGAAATTATCAGCTTTGCGCCGCTTGCAGAAACAGAAAAAGCGGTATTACTCGGAACATCCATTGAAGATTTAGAATTGCCCGAAACATTGACCGCCACGGTACGGACAGCCGTATCTATCGGGGAGGATGCCGTGCTGGATTCCGGCAGCCCGGAAACGGCAACCCCCGCAACGACAACGGAACCCGAATGGGTGGAAAACACCGTGGAGATTCCAGTGACATGGGTTTCACTCGACTATGACATGAATACCGAGGGCGAATATGTTTTTACACCAGTGGTTGAGAGCTACACGGTAAGGGCCCCTCTGCCGGAGATTGTTGTGACTGTGGGTGAAATGCCGCCAATCGCGGCGGCACTTGGGTTGGTTACTCCCATGTCTGCCACCAATTACGGCATATGGGTTGGCGGCGTGGAGGTGACCAGTGCGAACAAAGCGGATGTGCTTGGCACAGCAGATGGCGATGGCGCAACCGTCACCTATGACCCAGATACCTCTACCCTTACTCTTGACAATGCGACCATCAACACAGCGCATGATGCAGTGTGGATAGACTCTGTTACCCAAGGCAAATACGGCATATATGCGACGGAAGACCTTAATATTAATATGGTTGGTGATAGCACAATCCTGGGGCAAAATTATACAAACAACGCCAGCTTGGGCATTTATACAGGTGGCGATTTGGTGATTAAAGGAAACGGCAGCCTCAATGTCAGTGGCGGCACAGGAAAGGTTAGCTCTGGCATATACAGTCGTGGAAATATTACAATTGAAGGCGGAGAGATTACGGCTACCAGTGCAGCGGCAGATAATATCTCCGTTGCAATAGTCTCCATAAGTGGGGTAACGATTTCCGATGGCGTAGTAACCGCAACCGGCTCTGCGGCAGGAATAATGGGTGCAGTATCCATCACGGGTGGCGATGTGACAGTCCAAAGTGATACGCAGGCACTGAACGGCAGCTTAACAACTTCGGGCTATGAGGGATGCTCCATTACTGCAAGCACCAATAAGAGCGGGGATGGTGCAGATACGTATAATGCGGCGAATCTCGCAACCTACAAATACATCAAGGTTGAGCCGGGCGCAACACCGCCTGTGTTTTCGGAGGTTGGCGACCGCACAGCTCTCCAGTCTGCCATAACCAGTGCGGCAGGCGATTTGAATTTGAAGCTTTCCGATAGTTATAGCGACACTGGGACAATCACGATTCCCAGCACTTGTAACTATAACATCACCATTGACCTAAACGGAAAAACGCTTAACGGCGGCTCTGGTTCTGCCATCTCACACGAAGGCAGCGGTACGCTGACCATTACCGACAGTAAGGGCGGCGGCATGGTGACAAGTAAAACGGCAATTGGGACGATTCGTGCAGGAAATCACAGCACCGTGAACATTTCCGGCGGAACGGTGAGCGCGACAGGTAGTAGCGGTTATGCGATTTATAGTGCCAACACAACCTTAAATATTTCCGGCGGAACGGTAAGCGCGACAGGTAGTAACAGTTATGCGATTTTTAGCTCTAACGAGTTCGCCCAATTGAACATATCAGGCGGCACGATAAGCGCCGTCAACGGTACTGCTATTTACTTCACAAACACTACTATTTCAACTGAAGAAACTGTTGTTATTCAAGGCGGCACGAAAGCAATGGTATTTGCGCCGACGTTGAGCAGCGGCGTGCAGGGCGGGGCGAGCACGAGTTATGACGGGGGCGGTTCGGTCGCTTATGTCGCAGGAAATATTGCAACCTACAAATACTTAAAGTTTGGGTCTGACGTCATATCGCCTGTGCTTTCATCAGAGAGCGTAAACCGCACAAGCGACACAGCGGCTACAATCGGCTTTACCACCGACAAGGCGGGTACGGCGTATTACCTTGTTGTGAACAGCGACGCAACCGCTCCCACGAGCGCGGAGGTAAAAGCGGGTACTTCTCTCGGTTCCGTAAGCGGAACAGTGACGGGCAAAGCCGTTACTCTGACGGCGGGGGCAAAAGATATTTATGTGGTCGTGGAGGATTCGGCGGGTAATATCAGCACCCCATTAAAAATTTCGGTGGCAGCGTATGTCGCACCTGACACCACCGCCCCCACAGTTACTTCGGTATCGGTGCCGCCAGAGGGAGACTATTCGAACGGACACACTTTGGACTTCACGGTAAATTTTGACGAGAATGTGACTGTAGACACAATAAACGGCACACCGTATATCGCGCTGACGGTTGGTTCAATGACAAAGCAGACCGTTTATGTCAGTGGCAGCGGCACAAAAAATCTAGTCTTTCGGTATACGGTGAATGTGGGCGACAGCGACAGCGACGGCGTCAGCATTGGCTCCCTAATCCTCAACGGCGGCACCATTCAAGATGCAGCAGGAAACAATGCGAATTTGACGCTCAATGACGTAAACAGCACGGCCGGGATACGGGTAAATCCCCTGGTAGCTCCTTCCATCACCGGTCAGCCATCCCCTCAGACGGTGAACGAAGGGCAGTCGGCTACCTTCTCGGTTACAGCGACCGGGACGGGTTTAACCTACCAGTGGCAGGTTAACACTGGCAGCAGCTTTGCATACATCACGAACGGTGGAGTATACAGCGGAGCCAATACGACGACGCTGACTATCACCGGGGTAACCGCAGGGATGAGCGGCTATCAATACCGCGCCATCGTCAGTGGCACGGTAGCGCCTGTTGCTACCTCAAATTTAGCCACGCTAACGGTAAACGCTGCGCCCAGCTACACCATTACAGCCAGTCCGACCAGCAAGGATTTTGGTTCGCTGAAAGTGGGCTACAGTGCCCCAGCAGCGCAGACCGTGACCATCACAAACACTGGAAATACCAACGTAACGCTGACCCAGCCTACCAGCACCAACTACACCATCGGAACACTTAGCGACACAACACTGGCGGCAGGCGGTACGGCTACCTTTACCGTTGCACCGAAGGTCGGTCTTGCGATGGGGAATTACAATGAAACCCTGACCGTAAGCACCGACCACAGTACCAATGCTACGGTGGAATTGAGTTTTGCAGTGACGGCGGTTCCTACTTACACCATCACAGCGAATCCGACCAGCAAGGCTTTTGGTTCACTAGCAGTGGGTTACAGCGTCCCGGCAGCACAGACTGTCACCATCACAAACACCGGAAACTCCAGCGTGACGCTGACCCAGCCGACCAGCACCAACTACACCATCGGCACACTCAGCGACACAACACTGGCGGCAAACGGTACGGCTACCTTTACCGTTGCTCCGAAAGTCGGTCTTGCAGTGGGGAATTATAATGAAACGCTGACCGTAAGCACCAACCACAGTACCAGTACTACAGTGGAATTGAGCTTTACTGTAACGGCGGCATCGACCTACACCATCACAGCCAATCCGACCACCAAGGATTTTGGTTCGCTGTCAGTGGGCTACAGCGCTCCGGCAGCTCAGACTGTCACCATCACAAATACCGGAAACTCCAGCGTGACGCTGACCCAGCCGACTAGCACCAACTATACCATCGGCACACTCAGTACCACCACACTGGCGGCAAACGGCACGGCTACCTTTACCGTTGCACCGAAAGCTGGTCTTGCAGTGGGTAATTATAATGAAACGCTGACCGTAAGCACCAACCAAAGCACCAATGCTACGGTAGAACTGAGTTTCTCTGTAACGGCGGTTCCGAACTACACCGTCACCTTCAACCCGAACGGCGGCACAGTCAGTGAAACAACGCGCTCGGTTGCACCCGGTACAGCGGTAGGGGCACTCCCGACACCGACACGTTCCGGCAGTTACAGCTTTGACGGCTGGTACACGGCGGCAAGCGGCGGAACTCAAATCTCCGCAAGCACAACCGTCAGTGCCAATGTGACCTACTATGCCCATTGGACTTACACCGGCGGCGGTGGCTCTGGAAGTGGCGGCGGAAGCTCCTCAAACGACAACAGCAGCCCTGTCATCGTCACCCCACCCGCACCGGATAAGCCGAACTCCCCCACACAGGGAGAAATCAAGGTTCCCGGCACTGTGGACGACAAGGGCAACATCACAGTGAACATCACTGGCAAAACTGTGACCGATGCCTTTGACAAGGCACTGGCGGATGCCAAGAAAAACGGTAATGAGCAAAACGGAATCACGGTGATCCTCCGTGTTGATACCGGCAGCAAGACCGGCTCTCATGTTACGGTCAATCTGCCTAAGACCGTGCAGGATACCATCATTGCGAAGAAAATTGTCAACACCATTGTGGTGGTGGATAATCCCGACATCCGAATCGGTATGGACTTAACGACCGTGCAGGAAATCAACAAACAGGCAAAATCGGATGTCAATATCACCGCCACCCGTGGGGACAGTAGCAAGCTGACCGGTGATGCGAAAAAAGCCATTGGCAGCCGCCCGGTATTTGACCTCAAGGTGAACTACGGTAACGACAAGGCAGTTAGCAGCTTCGGCGCAGGCAGCGTATCGGTAACCATCCCATATACCCTCGGCGCAAATGAAAAGGCCGGGAATGTGCAGGCGGTCTATGTGGATGCCAAGGGTAAGGTACACTGGCTCACAAACTCGGTCTATGACAGTGTGGAACAGGTACTGCGCTTCAGCACCCACCATTTTTCCACCTATGGCATCGGCTACAAGCAGCCGAGTACCGCATTTACAGACATTGCGGCTCACTGGGCAAAGGAAGATATTGAGTTTGTGGTGAGCCGTGGATTGTTTAGCGGCACTTCCAACACTACCTTCAGCCCGAACACGGCCATGACAAGAGGAATGTTGGTTACCGCCCTTGGACGACTGGCAAATGCCGATGTGAGCAGCTACGCAAAGAGCAGCTTCACCGATGTGAAAAGCGACACTTACTACATGGGCTACATTGAGTGGGCAAGCAAAAACAATATTGTAAACGGGGTTGGAAATGGAAAGTTTGCCCCGGATCAGTCCATCACCCGTGAGCAGATGGCGGTTATTATGAGCAACTATGCCAAGACCATCGGCTTTACATTACCGAAGGTCCATGAAGAAAATACCTTTGCCGACAGCACCAGAACCAGCGCCTACGCCAAAGATGCAGTAAAGCAGATGCAGATGGCAGGCGTGATCAGCGGCAAGAACGGCAATCTCTTTGATCCACAGGGTACAGCTACCCGCGCCGAGGTTTCGGCAGTGCTGCGCCGCTTTGTAGAGCTGGCGATTTCTAGCGATACCATGCAAGGTTGGACAAGGAATGACTCTGGCCAGTGGATGTACTTCAAGGATGGCAAACCCCTCACCGGCAAGCAGGACATCGACGGGGCGACCTATACCTTTGACCAGTACGGCGTGACAGCGGATGTGCCGAAGAATTTGCGGTACACCACCTACACCGTGCAAAAGGGCGATAGCTTCTGGAGCATATTCCGCAAGCTGGGCTGCCCCATGAGCGAGCTAGAACGACTGAACAACAAGAGCCGGTTTTCTCTCATCCTCCCCGGCGATGTACTCAGAGTACCAGAGAAGTAA